The Xiphophorus hellerii strain 12219 chromosome 7, Xiphophorus_hellerii-4.1, whole genome shotgun sequence nucleotide sequence GACTTTTTCCCATAGTCGACAGAGAGTCTTTCCATCAGCAGGGAggtaaaaccagaaccagttcctCCACCAAAGGAGTGGAAGATGAGGAAACCTTGCAGACCAGTGCACTGATcagcctgaaaaaaaaaggtttgtgaGGAATTAGAAGTTGACTCCAGCCAGAAGTATAAGTTAACCACAACCTCTCAAGAAATCAAAATCCTGCAAAGCTAATTCAAATATCCTTCAAATCCTCACCAGTTTACGTGTCCTATCTAGAACAAGATCTATAATCTCCTTGCCAATGGTGTAGTGACCACGAGCGTAGTTGTTGGCAGCATCTTCCTTTCCTGTAATAAGCTGCTCAGGGTGGAACAGCTGACGGTAGGTTCCTGTACGCACCTCATCTGTaaatgagcaataaaaaaattaaaatgacaacCAGTTCACaatatcaaatatttctaaGTGATTGTTCATCTGTAGACTGCTGACCAATGACAGTAGGTTCCAGATCGACAAAGATGGCTCTGGGTACATGCTTTCCTGCCCCTGTTTCACTGAAGAAGGTATTGAAGGAGTCATCCCCTCCTCCAATAGTCTTGTCAGAAGGCATCTGACCATCTGGCTGGATTCCATGTTCAAGACAGTACAGCTCCCAACATGCATTGCCCATTTGGGCTCCAGCTTGGCCAACGTGCATAGAAATACACTCACGCTAAAGAAATAGGAGAGAAGGTTGATTACTTTATTATCAGCACATGTTCATATACTTTGTGAGAATGTTTGCACACAGAGCTTGAATTATATCACCAAACACTGCAGGCACTAGAGTAACTAAGAAGCATATCTGGGTGTCACTGAAACATATAAGGAAGTCTCCATTGTGTcttggttttcaaaaaatagaaTATTTGGCAGACAGGAAGACTATGCGTCAAGAAGATGGAAAATTCTTACCCACACCTCCCATTCCTGTATCCTTCCCTTTCCTCATCCCCTCCCCCATTTGGATCCCTCCTCCCATCCTGTCCACAGCTGCAGACTGTAGTGCTGTGTAACACTTAGGGATGTCgccctctctctttttctctctccctctctctctccctctttctccaCATTTCCTAAAGCAAAGATTCCTTACAAAATGTCTGCCATCTAGCTTGCACTGCAGGCAAACCactcctcttttctctttcctgtttATTTCATCCCTCCCACTGCCACGATTACTATGACCAGTCCCACTGAGAAAAGAGAACAgtaaatctagattttttttgtccttattTGGATATGTGTTCTGCTTCTTAACAAGACATACTGACATGAAACACATCTGGTAAGAAAAGTTTTGTAACATATGAATTCTCCATTATCTGATCAAGTTTTGTCAAGTCTACATGAATTGTTAATTTTTCCTGAATTCCAAATACTCTCACTTCCCTCCCCCAAATAGTCAATAAAGGCTCTCTGAAAGgctttattatgtaaaatgcaTTCCCATTAGCTACTGCTTACAGGGAAAAAGTTCCCTTTGtatcaaaacatttattgcagCAGAGGCAATGTAGCTTTAAGAGGCTCACATGTTGAAGCTAAACAATGAAAATAGACAGTGGAAATTTCCAAGCCATGTCATCAGCTAAGCAGCTACTCACCATTTTGTCTGCTTGTCCTTCGACTGACGATGAGGATTCAGACACAAGGCAGAAGTGCAGAAAAAAGGGAGAGCCAGGCCTTATATACACAAGGATGTGAAGGGGGCTGGCAGTAAACCACAGAAAGCAGCTGCATAGTTTATTGGCTGGAGGGAACAGCAGTTAAGAGAAAAAAGAGGCAAGTTCCTTCTGTTGCTTTTCATTATAGCCaccttaaaacacatttataccTTGTTTAGggcattgcaaaaacacaagttcTGAAGGTATCAGTTTAATTCCTCTATTTGACCttttatacaattttaaatGGTTTCCATATGGTCATGTATATTTGTGGACAATACCTAAAATGCTAgaattacttttgtttgttaCCTTGAATCATTTACAAGCACAAATTTGACTATAATAAACTTTTACAGTTGTTTCTACACACTTGCCTTCATGGCCAAATTTATGAAGTGAATAATTCATTGAATAATCACACAAAGTTGAATtgaatggaataaaaatatgtttttattgttagcATTGAACATGGCAGACATATGCTTTAATTATAGAACAAGTGGAGAACACATAATGACAATGCTAAAAGATTGTATTAAAAGAAATGGTACACTGGtttttatgtatataatttGTGATCAATTCAAAACAGAGTTAAAACATTGAAGCAACTGTAAAGTACAGCATAACTCaagactaaacaaaataaaacttcccTAATAGAATCACAAAGCTGTTAGTCATACATGCATGCAAAACTGAACTGGGATCCTATTGTTGCTACAGCCCGCTGTCTGAGAATGAGCTGTACAAACAACACCAGCCAGTGAGGACATCAGTTATTCTCCATGGTTCTCACTCTAACTGAGTCACAGCTGAATGGTACGTAGAAACTGACATAGGAGTCCTTTCATAACTTGCATTCCTCATGGGAGAGGATACTTGGGGGGAGGGGAACAAAATGGAGGGTTTGGTCTAAGTTTTCTAGCCTGacaaaaaagctgaaacaaatgctcaaacaaaaaagcaactgTGTCCTGTTTAGGGCTGAAACTTTTTGATGGCACCACACCAAACAATTACAATACGATcagtacattttcaaaatagaCAATGCTTGGAcaagtgaaattaaatttattttattaccaaGTGCCACAATGTGCAGTTCATGCCTTTCAAATGTAAGATTAGTGGGAtttgatttgaataaatatgttcattttTCATCTATTTCATAGTTTTGTGAGCTTTTGTGCTGATTTTGTCGAGGCTGTTTGTGTGTTAAGCAGGGTTTTTGCCGAAGATTGCCTACTTTATTGGTAGCTGAATAAAAGCTATatcatcaaaaacattgggTAACCGATATAGATCTTATCTGgatctcaaaaagaaaaaaaattagatggaaaaaaaagtagtttgacTTATAATCCACAATTGTTCTATTTTGAATCTGCATAATGGAATTAACTTTGGTCTAATATGTAACCACATTTACGAATATTGGATAGGgtctcagatttttatatttcaacttGCTGCACAAAATTTAGCTGTGTAAATGCCCTTGAAACCAGGAAGACATCTAATAATTTTGTCTAAAAGCAGGCTTTGGACAAAGTCTGATTAGTATTCCTCTTCATCATTATCGTCATCTACGTTGTCAGCACCCACCTCTTCGTAATCCTTCTCCAAAGCAGCCAAATCTTCTCTGGCCTCTGAGAACTCTCCCTCCTCCATTCCCTCTCCAACATACCAGTGGACAAAGGCTCTCTTGGCATACATGAGATCAAACTTGTGGTCAAGCCTGGCCCAGGCCTCAGCAATGGCAGTGGTGTTGCTCAGCATGCACACAGCTCTTTGCACCTTAGCAAGGTCTCCTCCAGGAACTACTGTTGGAGGCTGGTAGTTGATCCCCACCTTGAAACCTGTGGGACACCAGTCCACAAACTGGATGGTACGTTTGGTCTTGATGGCAGCAATGGCCGAGTTGACGTCTTTGGGAACAACATCGCCACGATACAGCAGACAGCATGCCATGTATTTACCACGACGTGGGTCACATTTCACCATCTGATTAGCTGGCTCAAAGCAGGTGTTAGTGATGTCAGCCACAGATAGTTGCTCATGGTAGGCTTTCTCAGAAGAGATCACTGGGGCGTAGGTGGCCAGAGGGAAGTGGATACGGGGATAAGGCACCAAGTTGGTCTGGAACTCTGTCAGGTCAACATTCAGCGCTCCATCAAAGCGGAGAGATGCTGTGATTGAAGACACAATCTGACTAATGAGCCTGTTCAGGTTGCTATAGGTTGGTCTCTCAATGTCAAGATTTCTGCGGCAGATATCATAGATGGCCTCATTGTCCACCATGAAAGCACAGTCGGAGTGCTCCAGGGTGGTGTGGGTGGTTAGAATGGAGTTGTAAGGCTCCACTACTGCTGTAGAAACCTGGGGTGCCGGATAGATGGCAAACTCAAGCTTTGACTTTTTCCCATAATCAACAGACAGCCTCTCCATTAGCAGGGAGGTAAAACCAGAGCCGGTACCACCACCAAAGGAGTGGAAGATGAGGAAACCTTGCAGACCAGTGCACTGATCAGCCTGAAAATCACGTATTCATATATGTTAAAATAACCAAATAGTAATATGCTTGCACATTACAAACTTGTGACCTTAGACCTCGTAGACTCACCAGTTTACGTGTTCTGTCCAAAACAATATCTATGATCTCTTTGCCAATGGTGTAGTGACCACGGGCGTAGTTGTTGGCAGCATCTTCCTTTCCTGTAATCATCTGCTCAGGGTGGAACAGCTGACGGTAGGTTCCTGTGCGCACTTCATCTGTAAATgagcaataaattaataaaacaaatagacaaaaaaacaaataataatatatatatatatatatatatatatatatatatatatatatatatatatatatatatatatatatatatatatatatatatatatatatatatatatatatatatatatattctgacACGTATACTTAGCATTAAAACTTAACATTAAAGTACTCTAGCATCACACTAAATGATGGCACAAGGAAACTTACAACATTTAAGGCAGGTAATTAATCATTTGTGCATATTTAAACTGTGCTAATAAATTGtaggaaaatacaaaacactCTCAAATTCTCAAATGCCCATATATATCTTTCAAATACGTACAAAATATCTTTCACTTACCAATGACAGTGGGCTCAAGGTCGACAAAGATGGCCCTGGGAACGTGTTTTCCTGCCCCTGTCTCACTAAAGAAGGTATTGAAGGAATCATCCCCTCCAGTGGTCCTGTCATTTGGTATTTGTCCATCTGGCTGGATCCCATGTTCCAGACAGTACAGCTCCCAGCATGCATTACCAATCTGAGCCCCAGCTTGGCCCACATGAATGGAGATGCACTCACGCTGCaaatacaacaataaatgtaactttacaGAAGCATACTGCTTTCTATAGAGTTagacataattacaaaaaatcaACCTAAATATAAAAGAGAAACTTTGTATGTCCAACTAACAAACTCACGTCTTACCATATTTTTTGTCTCTCGCCTGACGTTCAGGTATCAGAAAGAGGATAGTGTTGGAAACGCCTGTAGTACGCTGCTTTTATATACCGCATGTACAGCTATAATATACAGCGATTCAACCTGAGATGAAATCAGAGAGCTTTACTTGTGAAACCAGGATAAGATCGCCcattttacaaacacacacacaatgctaAAGGAGGTCACCACCCTGCTCATTATGTGTGGTGTTTtgttcctgtgtgtgtgcaccTCAAATTTCAGAAGGCAGAAGGAAAACCACAGATTCAGAGGTTGGGAAGTTAaatcctgaaaacaaaaagtctgttggctctgaagttttgtttttgtattgtattATATTGAATCAAACAGAATGGAGAAAAGGTCTTTGTCAAAGAGCAGCAATATAGGTCCtcaacattattgtttttaatgttttaattttccaatAAGAGCAACTTGAATAATGTGAACCTAAGCAAGATGACTAACATTTAAGATAAGTATCCTAAATCTTTATTATAGTTTGAAGTGGTACTACAAGTGTGAAACCTATCCaaacattttctgacttttaagaTTCCTAAAGTGGAATAAAATACATGCGAAATGCCTCATGGGACCCTAGGTTGTATAACGTAGAAAAGACAATAATGACCTCTTATGTTGTGTCAAAAACTAAAttcaacaacataaaataaagaggtcctaaagttttactttgattaatttaaattcCTTATGTCATGTGTTTCTTATTCGGCTTTAGCCAAAACCTAAACTTAGTAAACTGCCATGGTCTTGAAGGCAGgtttttaa carries:
- the LOC116722867 gene encoding tubulin alpha chain-like is translated as MRECISIHVGQAGAQIGNACWELYCLEHGIQPDGQIPNDRTTGGDDSFNTFFSETGAGKHVPRAIFVDLEPTVIDEVRTGTYRQLFHPEQMITGKEDAANNYARGHYTIGKEIIDIVLDRTRKLADQCTGLQGFLIFHSFGGGTGSGFTSLLMERLSVDYGKKSKLEFAIYPAPQVSTAVVEPYNSILTTHTTLEHSDCAFMVDNEAIYDICRRNLDIERPTYSNLNRLISQIVSSITASLRFDGALNVDLTEFQTNLVPYPRIHFPLATYAPVISSEKAYHEQLSVADITNTCFEPANQMVKCDPRRGKYMACCLLYRGDVVPKDVNSAIAAIKTKRTIQFVDWCPTGFKVGINYQPPTVVPGGDLAKVQRAVCMLSNTTAIAEAWARLDHKFDLMYAKRAFVHWYVGEGMEEGEFSEAREDLAALEKDYEEVGADNVDDDNDEEEY